A genome region from Crossiella equi includes the following:
- a CDS encoding recombinase family protein, with product MTNATLASRVRDFITGRKLRVVIYARVSRDRNGREISVKSQIVIGKRWAKRNGAQIVAILCDNDISGRGHSTDERVAYKEALRLIESGVANTLWTWESARAQRDMPVFIILRELLELVGGFWAYDERILDMSDPDDRMQATRDALRAEEESIQIGKRSRRGILTRALDGYWAGPISFGYRCEYNSRTGEVRGRKKDKELAAVFVEMAERALASESESSIARDLRNRGIPCARGDRWNQSHIKRIHFYYQDARQWAQFLDTLNVDQVHSAYAVANGLRRRDPYKYLAQQMNRQQRAHCFPGQWCSIKVRSVLLNPFPAGLRVHQGQVIGKGRWPKLISKETHLALVARLRRPGKSDNRDGDRVKHLLSGRIMACDVCGSETDCAVRSGAETYRCKKGCVQRRKHMVEPFVVETLLQRLEAPDAAQFFAVADDGQVLPKLHRAAKKCRDKLDAARLSAASPDGISMESLAVMEHKLKPEIARLEEQIMRLGAAPLVGKVMGPQAREVWETLTLPQKREIIAATLRPKLRKGRPGRQTFDPKGVVLKWIKPDDSLPDIDTVLGEKGACLVKAKPKRKKKARVVKEPAELVAA from the coding sequence ATGACGAACGCGACTCTCGCAAGCCGTGTCCGCGACTTCATCACCGGCCGCAAGCTCCGAGTTGTCATCTATGCCCGCGTCTCACGTGACCGCAACGGACGAGAGATTTCCGTCAAGAGTCAGATCGTGATCGGCAAGAGGTGGGCCAAGCGCAACGGCGCTCAGATCGTGGCCATTCTCTGTGACAATGACATCTCCGGCCGTGGTCACTCCACGGACGAACGCGTGGCGTACAAGGAAGCACTCCGGCTGATCGAGTCCGGGGTAGCCAACACCCTGTGGACCTGGGAGTCCGCGCGCGCTCAGCGGGACATGCCCGTGTTCATCATCCTGCGTGAGCTTCTGGAACTGGTCGGCGGCTTCTGGGCCTACGACGAACGCATTCTGGACATGTCCGACCCGGACGACCGAATGCAAGCCACCAGGGACGCGCTGCGCGCGGAGGAAGAGTCCATTCAGATCGGGAAGCGGTCACGGCGCGGCATCCTGACGCGCGCGCTAGATGGCTACTGGGCCGGACCGATCTCCTTCGGCTACCGCTGCGAATACAACTCCCGAACCGGGGAGGTGCGCGGCCGGAAGAAGGACAAGGAGCTTGCAGCGGTCTTCGTGGAGATGGCCGAGCGCGCGCTTGCCTCCGAGTCCGAGTCCTCGATTGCGCGGGATCTCCGGAACCGTGGCATCCCGTGTGCGCGGGGTGACCGCTGGAATCAGTCCCACATCAAGCGCATCCACTTCTACTACCAGGATGCGCGGCAGTGGGCTCAGTTCCTGGACACACTGAACGTGGACCAGGTCCATTCCGCCTACGCCGTGGCCAACGGGCTGCGCCGACGGGACCCGTACAAGTACCTGGCGCAGCAGATGAACCGCCAGCAGCGCGCGCACTGCTTCCCCGGGCAGTGGTGCTCCATCAAGGTGCGCTCAGTTCTCCTGAACCCATTTCCGGCCGGTCTGCGGGTGCACCAAGGCCAGGTGATCGGTAAGGGCCGTTGGCCCAAGCTGATCAGCAAGGAGACGCACCTTGCCCTGGTGGCCAGGCTCCGCCGTCCGGGCAAGAGCGACAATCGGGACGGGGACCGGGTCAAGCACCTGCTGTCCGGCCGAATCATGGCCTGCGATGTGTGCGGCTCGGAAACGGACTGCGCGGTGCGCAGCGGCGCGGAGACCTACCGCTGTAAGAAGGGCTGCGTGCAGCGGCGCAAGCACATGGTGGAGCCCTTCGTGGTGGAAACGCTGTTGCAGCGTCTCGAAGCCCCCGACGCGGCGCAGTTCTTCGCCGTGGCCGATGACGGGCAGGTTCTGCCGAAGCTGCACCGCGCGGCGAAGAAGTGCCGGGACAAGCTGGACGCGGCCAGGCTTTCCGCTGCCTCGCCGGACGGGATCAGCATGGAGTCCCTGGCCGTGATGGAGCACAAGCTCAAGCCGGAGATCGCACGGCTTGAGGAGCAGATCATGAGGCTTGGGGCCGCGCCTCTGGTGGGCAAGGTGATGGGTCCGCAGGCGCGGGAGGTGTGGGAAACACTGACGCTTCCGCAGAAGCGGGAGATCATTGCCGCCACGCTGCGGCCGAAGCTGCGCAAGGGCAGGCCGGGACGGCAGACGTTCGACCCGAAGGGCGTCGTCCTGAAATGGATTAAGCCGGATGACAGCTTGCCCGACATCGACACGGTGCTAGGCGAAAAGGGTGCCTGCCTGGTCAAGGCCAAGCCGAAGCGGAAGAAGAAGGCGCGCGTGGTGAAGGAACCGGCCGAGCTGGTAGCGGCCTGA
- a CDS encoding peptidoglycan-binding domain-containing protein has translation MAYRLARALAVLRDEVNARWPGRDKASDGWIGDAAHASRKSDHNPWVRDDKGIGVVRAYDFDAGHGGDTGIGLHIAEHLRALGRSGHPALGNGSYVISARRIASPSSGWAWRTYTGTNPHTSHTHVSVSLGQAGYDATQGWGLSGGDPGPGPGPGPAPGGRPTIRRGSKGSAVAEVQRILNAWYPKLARLATDGDFGPATEARVRFMQQRAGLAADGIVGPLTWRKLMGG, from the coding sequence ATGGCCTACCGCCTGGCCCGTGCCCTGGCCGTCCTGCGCGATGAGGTCAACGCCCGCTGGCCCGGACGCGACAAGGCGTCTGACGGCTGGATCGGGGACGCGGCCCACGCCTCCCGCAAGTCCGACCACAACCCATGGGTCCGCGATGACAAGGGCATCGGCGTGGTCCGGGCCTACGACTTCGACGCCGGACACGGTGGCGATACCGGCATCGGCCTGCACATCGCCGAACACCTGCGCGCGCTCGGCCGCTCCGGGCACCCCGCACTGGGCAACGGCTCCTACGTCATCTCCGCCCGCCGCATCGCCTCCCCGTCCTCCGGGTGGGCCTGGCGCACCTACACCGGCACCAACCCGCACACCAGCCACACCCACGTCTCGGTGAGCCTGGGCCAGGCCGGGTACGACGCCACCCAGGGCTGGGGCCTGTCCGGCGGAGATCCCGGGCCCGGCCCCGGGCCGGGACCGGCACCGGGCGGGCGTCCGACCATCCGCCGGGGCAGCAAGGGCAGCGCCGTGGCCGAGGTCCAGCGCATCCTGAACGCCTGGTACCCGAAGCTGGCGCGGCTGGCCACCGATGGCGACTTCGGACCGGCCACCGAAGCGCGCGTGCGGTTCATGCAGCAGCGCGCGGGCCTGGCCGCTGACGGCATCGTCGGCCCGCTGACCTGGCGCAAGCTGATGGGTGGGTGA